One window of Gemmatimonadaceae bacterium genomic DNA carries:
- a CDS encoding class I SAM-dependent methyltransferase: protein MEHTAAYRLWQAPFAESKLAPVFRHTDRQSIRRVLDVGCGPGTNTRHFSHCDYLGIDVNPDYIAYARERHARRFVVADATTYTVPAGERFDFVLVNSFLHHVDTASARRILEHLRTLLTSDGYLHVLDLVLPAHASVGRMLARWDRGDYPRPLEEWRDLLGLWFETVVFEPYPLGAAGLTLWNMLYFKGRART from the coding sequence ATGGAACACACGGCGGCCTACCGCCTCTGGCAAGCGCCCTTCGCCGAGTCGAAGCTGGCGCCCGTCTTTCGCCACACCGATCGCCAATCCATTCGCCGAGTGCTCGACGTGGGCTGCGGTCCCGGCACCAACACCCGCCACTTCTCGCACTGCGACTACCTTGGCATCGATGTGAACCCGGACTATATCGCGTACGCGCGCGAACGACACGCACGCCGCTTCGTGGTCGCCGATGCGACCACGTACACCGTGCCCGCCGGCGAACGCTTCGACTTCGTGCTCGTCAACAGCTTCCTGCACCACGTCGACACGGCCAGCGCCCGCCGCATCCTCGAGCACCTGCGCACCCTGCTCACCAGCGATGGCTATCTCCACGTGCTGGACCTGGTGCTGCCGGCGCACGCTTCAGTTGGGCGAATGCTCGCCCGCTGGGATCGCGGCGACTATCCGCGGCCGCTCGAGGAATGGCGCGATCTCCTTGGGCTATGGTTCGAGACGGTAGTCTTCGAGCCGTATCCACTCGGCGCCGCCGGCCTAACGCTCTGGAACATGCTCTACTTCAAGGGCCGGGCACGGACATGA
- a CDS encoding glycosyltransferase family 2 protein encodes MIAPPLRVSVAIPVYNEEDGIAELLRRVGDALRAVPGGPHEIVIVNDGSRDDTLARLAQHAMTDDRVVIVSLSRNFGHQAALTAALDHVTGDVAIVMDGDLQDPPELIPALLALHATGHDVVYARRSSRKEPWWLRASYFLFYRLLDRLSTVRVPLDAGDFGLLSRRVVDELRRMPEHHRFLRGMRTWVGFRQTSIAVDRGERHAGASKYTVRKLLTLAFDGIFAFSVVPIRAAALLGALVISLTGVFGAYSVWAKLFMHQSPRGFTALTLLISFLSGVQLFFLGVIGEYVGRVYEQSKGRPIYIVDQIIGRETAIDASRRSRVAAARRQRA; translated from the coding sequence ATGATCGCGCCGCCGCTCCGCGTGTCCGTCGCCATTCCCGTGTACAACGAAGAGGATGGCATCGCCGAATTGCTGCGTCGCGTCGGCGATGCACTCCGCGCCGTACCCGGCGGACCGCACGAAATCGTGATCGTGAACGACGGCAGCCGCGACGACACCTTGGCGAGACTCGCCCAACACGCCATGACCGATGACCGAGTGGTCATCGTGTCGCTGTCACGCAACTTCGGCCACCAAGCCGCCCTCACCGCGGCGCTCGATCATGTGACGGGGGATGTCGCCATCGTCATGGACGGAGATCTCCAGGACCCGCCGGAGTTGATCCCCGCCCTGCTCGCACTCCACGCAACCGGACACGATGTCGTGTACGCGCGTCGCAGCAGCCGCAAGGAACCGTGGTGGCTGCGCGCCTCGTACTTTCTGTTCTATCGACTGCTCGATCGATTGTCCACGGTGCGCGTCCCGCTCGACGCGGGCGATTTTGGCCTGCTGTCGCGCCGTGTGGTCGACGAGCTCCGGCGGATGCCCGAGCACCACCGCTTTCTGCGCGGCATGCGGACCTGGGTCGGGTTCCGGCAGACGTCGATCGCCGTCGACCGCGGCGAGCGCCATGCCGGCGCGAGCAAGTACACGGTTCGCAAGCTGCTCACGCTCGCCTTCGACGGAATCTTCGCGTTCTCGGTCGTCCCGATTCGCGCGGCCGCGCTGTTAGGCGCGCTCGTCATCTCGTTGACCGGCGTGTTCGGCGCGTACTCGGTGTGGGCCAAGCTCTTCATGCACCAGAGCCCGCGCGGATTCACCGCGCTGACGCTGCTCATCAGCTTTCTCTCCGGCGTGCAATTGTTTTTCCTGGGCGTGATCGGCGAATACGTCGGGCGCGTGTACGAGCAGAGCAAGGGACGCCCGATTTACATCGTCGATCAGATCATCGGCCGCGAGACGGCCATCGACGCCAGCCGTCGATCGCGTGTCGCCGCCGCACGCCGGCAGCGAGCCTAA